In Natronococcus occultus SP4, the following proteins share a genomic window:
- a CDS encoding excinuclease ABC subunit C: MNAEGVRERATSLPREPGVYQFRADGTTLYVGKAVDLRSRVRSYADPRSARIRRMVDRADEVEIAVTDTETQALLLEANLIKRHQPRYNVRLKDDKSYPMVQLTDHPAPQIEITRDPDESATVFGPYTNKRQVETVVKALRETYGVRGCSDHKYAGRDRPCLDYEMGLCTAPCTREIDLESYAEDVTAVERFLEGETGILADPLRREMEAAAQDQQFERAANLRDRLETVEAFHGEGGEAVQSTGDERAVDVLGVAIEGEDATVARLRAENGKLVDRDRHTLEAPGTDTGDEDVPESGAVPAVLAAFIVQYYAERELPDALLLPERHGDEEVAAWLETEGVAVRIPGAGREAKLVDLALKNARRNVGGRDECAMLADALGIDSAERIEGFDVSHAQGKFAVGSDVAFVDGSAEKADYRRKKLADENDDYANMQALVEWRARRAVEGRDDRPDPDLLLIDGGEGQLEAAREALAEVGWDVPAVALAKAEERVITPDREFSWPDDAAHLHLLQRVRDEAHRFAVQYHQTIRDDVKTVLDDVPGIGPETRKRLLGRFGSVENVREASSEDLRSVAGVGEKTARTINERL; the protein is encoded by the coding sequence ATGAACGCCGAGGGGGTCCGCGAGCGCGCGACGTCGTTACCGCGAGAGCCGGGCGTCTACCAGTTTCGGGCCGACGGGACGACGCTGTACGTCGGGAAGGCGGTCGATCTCCGCAGTCGGGTCCGCTCCTACGCCGACCCGCGCAGCGCCCGCATCCGCCGGATGGTCGACCGCGCAGACGAAGTCGAGATCGCCGTCACCGACACCGAGACCCAGGCGCTGTTGCTCGAGGCGAACCTCATCAAACGCCACCAGCCCCGGTACAACGTCCGGCTGAAGGACGACAAATCGTATCCGATGGTCCAGCTGACCGACCACCCGGCGCCGCAGATCGAGATCACCCGCGATCCCGACGAGTCCGCAACCGTCTTCGGCCCGTACACGAACAAACGCCAGGTCGAGACCGTCGTGAAGGCCCTGCGGGAGACGTACGGTGTCCGGGGCTGTTCGGACCACAAGTACGCCGGCCGTGACCGACCGTGTCTCGACTACGAGATGGGGCTCTGTACGGCGCCGTGCACCCGCGAGATCGACCTCGAGAGCTACGCCGAGGACGTCACTGCCGTCGAACGGTTCCTCGAGGGCGAGACCGGGATCCTCGCCGATCCGCTACGCCGAGAGATGGAGGCCGCAGCCCAGGACCAACAGTTCGAGCGCGCGGCGAACCTGCGGGACCGCCTCGAGACCGTCGAGGCGTTCCACGGCGAGGGCGGCGAGGCCGTCCAGTCGACCGGCGACGAGCGGGCCGTCGACGTCCTGGGCGTGGCGATCGAGGGTGAGGACGCGACGGTCGCCCGCCTGCGGGCCGAGAACGGGAAGCTCGTCGATCGGGACCGACACACGCTCGAGGCGCCCGGCACCGATACAGGCGACGAGGACGTGCCGGAGTCCGGCGCCGTCCCCGCCGTGCTTGCAGCCTTCATCGTCCAGTACTACGCCGAACGGGAGCTACCCGACGCCCTCCTGTTGCCCGAGCGCCACGGCGACGAGGAGGTCGCGGCCTGGCTCGAGACCGAGGGCGTCGCCGTACGGATTCCTGGTGCGGGTCGCGAGGCGAAACTCGTTGACCTTGCGCTGAAAAACGCCCGCCGGAACGTGGGTGGGCGCGACGAGTGTGCCATGCTCGCCGACGCCCTCGGGATCGATTCGGCCGAACGGATCGAGGGGTTCGACGTCAGTCACGCCCAGGGGAAGTTCGCGGTGGGGAGCGACGTCGCTTTCGTCGACGGCAGCGCCGAGAAAGCCGACTATCGGCGGAAGAAGCTGGCCGACGAGAACGACGACTACGCGAACATGCAGGCGCTAGTGGAGTGGCGCGCCCGTCGGGCCGTCGAGGGCCGCGATGACCGTCCCGACCCGGATCTGTTGTTGATCGACGGCGGCGAGGGCCAGCTCGAGGCCGCCCGCGAGGCGCTCGCGGAGGTCGGCTGGGACGTTCCGGCCGTCGCACTCGCGAAGGCCGAGGAACGGGTGATCACGCCCGACCGCGAGTTCTCCTGGCCCGACGACGCGGCTCACCTCCACCTGCTTCAACGGGTTCGCGACGAAGCGCACCGCTTTGCGGTTCAGTACCACCAGACGATCCGCGACGACGTAAAGACGGTCCTCGACGAC